In Arachis stenosperma cultivar V10309 chromosome 1, arast.V10309.gnm1.PFL2, whole genome shotgun sequence, one DNA window encodes the following:
- the LOC130976198 gene encoding protein FAR1-RELATED SEQUENCE 5-like: MEIRVDAPSGRWFISYFSDEHNHPLLDPRLTGFLPGHRFMSEADIGHMVNMKKGGISVGQIYRALANQAGGYEYISFTQRDMYNKIAKQRRKLPGDAYAALKYLEDQATNDPSLYFNHHMDADGTLRNLFWCDGLSRADYSLFGDVLAFDATYKRNKYMCPLVVFSGVNHHN; the protein is encoded by the coding sequence ATGGAGATTCGTGTAGATGCACCTAGTGGTCGTTGGTTTATTTCCTATTTTTCTGATGAACACAATCATCCGCTTCTGGATCCTCGGTTGACTGGATTTCTCCCTGGGCATAGATTCATGTCTGAGGCTGATATTGGCCACATGGTTAACATGAAAAAGGGTGGGATTAGTGTTGGGCAGATATATCGGGCATTAGCAAATCAGGCAGGTGGCTACGAGTATATCTCTTTCACGCAAAGGGACATGTACAATAAAATAGCAAAGCAGAGGCGCAAATTACCCGGTGATGCATATGCAGCTTTGAAGTATCTAGAAGATCAAGCAACAAATGACCCTTCTCTCTATTTTAATCATCACATGGATGCCGATGGTACTTTGCGCAATTTATTCTGGTGCGATGGTCTCAGTAGGGCAGACTACTCATTATTTGGTGATGTGCTGGCTTTTGATGCTACCTATAAGAGGAATAAATATATGTGTCCACTGGTGGTATTTTCTGGTGTCAATCATCACAATTAA